Within the Streptomyces sp. R41 genome, the region GCGGGCATCCTCACTCCGCTGCTGCGGCGCGCCGACCTGTCCACCGGCCAACTCTCCCTGGTCGCCCTGGCGATGGGCGCGGGCGGCCTCTCCGTCTCGCACATCAACGACGCGGGCTACTGGATGTTCACCAAGCCGGCCGGCCTGGACGTGACGACGGGCCTGCGCACGCACGGTCCTGACGACCACGATGGGCGTGATGGGCTTCGGCCTCACCGCGGCCCTGTGGCCCCTCGTCTGAGGTGATCAGCGGACGCTGACGTCCAACGCCCCAAGTCCCGCCCTGCGTACGGCGATCGACCCGTACGGCGTACGCAGCCGGAGCCACGCGCCCGACGAGTACAGCCCCAACTGGACCTCGTCGGGTGCGGCTTGGCGCCCGGGGTCCCGGGACCGCAGGAATCCCAGCGACTGCGCCGCGTGCGCGGCCCGAACCGGAAGTCCGGTGTCGCCGATCGGCCGGGACCAGATCTCCCGCCCGATACGGTCGAGTTCGGCGCGGGTACGCAGCTCGGGCGCCAACTCCTGTGTACGGGACCGGAATTCGGCGACCGCGGCGGCGACCATCGCGCGTACGGCGTCCGGGACGGGCAGTCCCGGCTCCTGCCGCCAGCCGCCACGGGGCGGCAGCACCCCGGCCCACGGCGGCCCGGTGACGGCCTGCGGTACCGCGGCCGTGGCCGCCGACTCGTCGATGGACTCAAGGAGTTCACCGGCCGAGACGGTCACGTCGAGGGTGACGTCCAGCCCGTTCTCGTACGGCTTGGCGAGGCGCGCCGTACGGATGGCGAGGACCTCGAAGGACGGCGGGCGCCCGAAGACCGCGAGGGCGGTCCCGGCGGCCTGCAGCCGTACCGCCGCCGCCCGGTCGTAATGGATCAGCCGGGCGAGGAACGCGGCGAGGTCCGCCGCCTCCCCCGCGTCGGTGAGGTGCAGGACGGTCATGCCGCGACGGCCTCGTCGGCCTTGTCGTCCCGGTACTCCTCCAGGAACTCCCGCTCCTCGGCGGTGATGCGGCGCGGGCGCTGGGTCTCGAAGTCGAACGGCACGATCACGGTCGAGGCCCGGACGTACACCTGGTCCGGATCCTTGACCTCGTACGTGATCGTGAACGCCGCCGCCCGGATCTCGGTGATCCACAGCTCGATGTCCACCGGGGTATGCCGGTGGATCAGCTGCCTCTTGTAGTCGATCTCATGGCGCGCCACCACGGACCCCTGCTTGAAGTCCTTCTCCGGGCGGAACAGGAAGTCGATGCGCGCTTCCTCCAGGTAGCGGAGGAAGACCACGTTGTTGATGTGGCCGTACGCGTCCATGTCCGCCCAGCGCAGCGGGCAGCGGTAGAGATGCCGCAAGATCGATCAGCCCCGGGTCAGCTTCTTGTAGGTGGCACGGTGCGGGCGCGCCGCGTCCGGGCCGAGCCGCTCGACCTTGTTCTTCTCGTACGACTCGAAGTTGCCCTCGAACCAGAACCACTTGGAGTCGCCCTCGTACGCGAGGATGTGCGTCGCGACCCGGTCCAGGAACCACCGGTCGTGGGAGACGACCACGGCCGCGCCCGGGAACTCCAGCAGCGCGTTCTCCAGGGAGGACAGCGTCTCGACGTCGAGGTCGTTGGTCGGCTCGTCGAGGAGCAGCAGGTTGCCGCCCTGCTTGAGGGTCAGCGCGAGGTTGAGGCGGTTGCGCTCACCACCTGAGAGGACACCGGCCGGCTTCTGCTGGTCCGGGCCCTTGAAGCCGAAGGCGGAGACGTAAGCCCGCGAGGGCATCTCGACCTGTCCGACATTGATGTAGTCGAGCTCGTCCGAGACGACGGCCCACAGCGACTTCTTCGGGTCGATGTTCTCGCGGCTCTGGTCGACGTAGGAGATCTTGACGGTGTCGCCGACCTTGATCTCGCCGGAGTCCGGCGTCTCCAGCCCCTGGATCATCTTGAAGAGGGTGGTCTTACCGGCACCGTTCGGGCCGATGACGCCGACGATCCCGTTACGCGGCAGCGTGAAGGAGAGGTCGTCGATCAGAACCTTTTCCCCGAAGGCCTTGGAGAGGTTGTTGACCTCGACCACGATGGAGCCCAGGCGGGGGCCCGGCGGGATCTGGATCTCCTCGAAGTCCAGCTTCCGCATCTTGTCCGCCTCGGCGGCCATCTCCTCGTAGCGGGACAGCCGCGCCTTGGACTTGGCCTGCCGGCCCTTGGCGTTGGACCGCACCCACTCCAGCTCTTCCTTGAGCCGCTTGGCGCGCTTGGCGTCCTTCTGGCCCTCGACCTTGAGGCGGGAGGCCTTCTTGTCGAGGTACGTGGAGTAGTTGCCCTCGTAGGGGTGCGCACGGCCGCGGTCCAGTTCGAGGATCCACTCGGCGACGTTGTCGAGGAAGTACCGGTCGTGGGTGACGGCGACAACGGTGCCGGCGTACTTCGCGAGGTGCTGCTCCAGCCACTGCACGGACTCGGCGTCCAGGTGGTTGGTGGGCTCGTCGAGGAGCAGCAGGTCGGGCGCCTCGATCAGCAGCTTGCACAGGGCGACACGGCGGCGCTCACCACCGGAGAGGTTGGTGACCGGCCAGTCGCCGGGCGGGCAGCCCAGGGCGTCCATGGCCTGCTCCAGCTGGGCGTCGAGGTCCCACGCGTTGGCGTGGTCCAGGTCGTCCTGGAGCTTGCCCATCTCCTCCATGAGCGCGTCCGAGTAGTCGGTCGCCATCAGCTCGGCGACCTCGTTGAAGCGCTTGAGCTTGCCCATGATCTCGGCGGCGCCGTCCTGGACGTTCTCCAGCACGGTCTTGGACTCGTCGAGCGGCGGCTCCTGCAGCAGCATGCCGACGCTGTACCCGGGCGACAGGAACGCGTCACCGTTCGAGGGCTGCTCGAGACCAGCCATGATCTTCAGAACAGTGGACTTACCGGCGCCGTTCGGGCCGACCACACCGATCTTCGCACCCGGCAGGAAGCTCAAGGTGACGTCGTCGAGAATCACCTTGTCGCCGTGCGCCTTGCGCGTCTTGCGCATGGTGTAAATGAACTCAGCCAAGAGAAACCGTCCGGACGCTTGAAATCGGCAGTGGGCAGATACACCCCATCTTGCCTGACGGCTACCCCTCGAAGGAAACCCGTATCATCCGGGGGCCGTGACCTGGACGTACGCCGAACCCGTCCGTAGACGACCTGTCACTGGCCGTCGCCCCCGGTGGCTGCCGAGCGACTTCGCACGGCCCAGGGACGGCCTCGCGCGAGCTGCGTTCACGCTCTCTGGAACAGGTACCTACCGACGATCTTCCCCTTGACCGCTACACGCTGCCCGGATGAGAACCACTTGTTGCGCGACTCGGCTTCTCGTGACCCTGGGCCTGCTTCCGCTCTGTTTTCGTCTGCCGGCCCGGCTACGCCGCACGTACGAGCGTGCCGCGTGGACGGAGCGCGTCGGCGAGCTGCTGGAGGGGCAGGATGGGGCGCGGCGGCTTTCGCTGCGGCGCGTGCAGGGATTCGTGGGTTCCATGGCCTGCTGGCTGCTGCTCATCGGCCTGGCGACCCATCAGGTGATGCCGCCGGTCATGCTGGTCCCGCCGGCCGTGGTCCAGTGGGCGCGGTCCCGGGCGACCGCGAACTGGGAGCGCGTAAACGCGGCAGCGCTGTGGCAGGCCGTTCCAGGGATGTTCGGCACCCGAGGCCCGGTGTTCCGCGTGCCGGCAGACGGCGGGATCTGAACTCACGACCTCTTCGTCCCGAAGCAACGTGGCTGGGCTCCCGACCTGGAGCCTTCGCGACTCTCACCTGCTGCGACGGTCCGCGGGCGTCCGCAGTTGTGCGCCGCAGTACGTCGGCGTAGTCACGCGGTCGGACACTCGTCCCACCGCTGGGTAGGCCCATCGCTCAGCCCGCAGACTCGGTCTCAGGTGGATCGTCCCTGACCGGAAACAAGAGCACGCTGAGCCGCCCACCCCGCCTCGGTGAGGGCCCACGGATCTCCGCGCTTTTGGTACGGCTTGAGCAGCCCTGCCTTCACCATCCGGTTCCGCTGCCAGGCCGTCCGGTTCTCCCACTTCACCTCCCCGTTCGAGGGTTGGGGCAGATGGTCGGTCCGAGTGAGCTGCGAGCCGTACCGCTCGTGAATCCTCCGGAGCACGGCCTGCTTTGAACCCGCGCCGCCCATCTCGCCAAGGGTTGTGAGAAGCCAACGGCCGAGTACCTCGTGGGGTGTCAGCTGCATGCCGGCGATGGTAGATCTCCGGTCTCGCCTGCTGCTACGCCCTTGGCGTAGAAGCTCGCTTGTTCTATGGCGAGTTGGTGTGAGAGATGACCGGTTGCCGAATGTCGCCACCGGTCGCCACCGAGCGGCCTCGCACGGCCCGGAGACGGCCGGCGAGCGATCACTCGGTCCGGCAGGCTCACCGAGCGACGGGCAACGAAGCCTCTCTTGCCTCAGCCGGCGAGAACCTCTCTCGGACTCCCCTATGCGGCCGTCACCCATGTTGCCGTCGCTCACCTCCGTAGCCACACCGTCACCCCCTGTCGACATCCGTCGCCACCTCGTGCGGAGTCGGCCGAAGGAGCACACTCTGGTATTAGGGGCTGGGCCCGCCCCGGAGGTGATCGTGATGACAGAGACACAGACACGGACCACTGTCGGATGGCACATCGAGCTGGAATTCGAGGAGGACGACCACCGCACCCGTGCGGCCGCCCTCGTACGACTGCCGGATGGGAGCGAAGTGCGCGCCCACGGCTATGCCAGCCGCCACCCCTCCGACACGAATCAGCCGAGAGTCGGCGAAGAGGTCGCGGGCGCGAGGGCGCTGAACGAGTTGGCGATGAAACTGCTCACCAAGGCGCACGACGAGATCGACGAGGCGTCGGGCAGGACGTCGCACCCGCTGACCTGACCCGATCCGACCTCGTCCGACACGACCCGAACAAGACCCGATCCGACCCGAGCGGCCCGACAGGGGGCCGACCTGGGGGCGTCGACCGCCACCGGGGCACTGTCCCGGCGACGGGAGGCGCCCCTGCCCGCGCGCTTGACTTCATACAGAGGCCCAGGCGTACGTACCCGCCGAATCACCCGGCCGGCCACGCCAGTTGCTCAATGTTTACGACCATCAGGTCCGCCGTCCGCGCGCACCGCGGAGCCGGATGTCCCACAGAACACGCGGCCGCCGCAATCATCGGTGCGGATGCCGGCTGCTCTGGGGACACCGGCGTACACGCCCTGCGGACTCAGCCCCTGACGTGCTCGTTGTCCAGCGTTGCCCCGGCGTCTCGCTGGCTCGGGATTGCCGTGAGCGCTCGCACCGCCATACCCGCGCGGTGTTCATCGGCCTCCGCGCACAGCGCACGGGCCGCCTCGTTGAAGCGGACGACGGACGGCGGGTCGGAGGGGCCCAGCAGGTGCAGCTTGAGCTCGGTGCGGGCCTCGGCGTAGGTGTCCTTCTCGGGGTGGCGCACGGACTCCAGCAGGGCCGGTATGCCGGAGGCGTCCGGAGCGAGGACGGCACCTGCCCGGACAGTGGGGAAGGTGCTGCGGAAGTCCTGCTCGGGAATGCCGCTGGTGTTGGCGACAGCGTAGGGCTTCTCGCTCGCCAGATAGTCGGAGATGACGCTGGAGACATCGCTGACCAGCAGGTCGGCCACGTTGAAGCAGGCGTAGACGGTCGGCCGCGCCCCGACGACGATCCGGTGCTCCCACGCGGGGAACGAGGCCCAGTACGCGGCCTCCCAGGCGGCGGTCGCGGCGGCCACGGCTGCGGCCCGACCGGATTCCGGGACCGACTGGATCAGCATCCGCTCCGCGTCATCCGCGCTCGCCCGGAACGAGGACGTGGTCAGTCGGTCGAGTTCGGCGGTCCGGTGGGCCAGTTCCGCCGCAGAGGAGGGCGCGGGTCGCTCATCGGGGTGTTCCGCGGCACGGAGTGCGTTCGCGGCACGGATCATCTCCTGGATCCGGGCGTTCGCGGTTGCCGCCCGGGGATCGACCGAGCCGGTCAGCGGGTGCGGCTTGTACAGGAGCCGGACTCCCGGATCGGCCAGGAGGGCGCGGACTATGTTCTCGCCGGCCTCGATGATCGAGGTGTTGCCCGGGTTGCCGTCCCACCCCTCCCACGTGGGGGCGTAGAGAACCGTGGTGTACGCGGCCGAGGGAGCACCGGCATACGGCTCGATCGCGTGCAGCTGCGGGCGTCCGATCTCCACGACGTCCCTGTCGTCGATACCCACGTTCGCCAGGGCGTACCGCTCGCGCGCCGCGGGACCGGCCACCCACACCTCGTCGTACGCCTTCGCGTAGGGATTGCAGCTGGACAGTTTGTCGCTCTCGCCGTGGTTGACGAACGCGTGCTTGATGGTGGGGATCCGCAGCACCTGCGAGGTCTTCCCCGAGTTCGACGGGTGGATCAGCATCTTCAGCGTGGAGTGCTCCAGCCTCATCAGGTCGGCGACCTTCGGCAGACACACGATCGGGATGTCGGTGGACGCGATGTGCCTCACCATGAAGCGCTCACGCAGCACGATCAGCGGACGGCCCTCCAGCTGGGCCAGCGGCTCCAGCCACATGTTCGCCTGATAGGCCGAGCTCGTGCCGCCGGAGAAGTACATGCCCACCGTCGGCTGGTACTCCGCGAGCCAGGCCTCGAACCACTCCAGCGCCTTCTCGCTCGTCACCGGCCGGCGTGCCGGCAGCAGCCGCAGCACCAGCATGCCGATGGCCACCAGCGCCAGGGCAGCGGACAGGGCGATTCCCGCGGCGGCCCACCGGGCCGAGCCGGTCGCCGCGGTGATCAGCAGGCCGGCCGTCGAGGGCAGACCGAACGTCAGGAGCCGCTGCCCGGCGCGCTGCGTCAGCAGCGCCGGGAGAGCGGGGCTCAGCCGCAGTGACGAGGCGTCGATGTTCCGGGTCACCACGGGCAGGGTGCGGGTGCGGCGTACGAGGATCGCGAGCGCCTGGCATGCGAAATGCAGGGCATAGAAGAGCAGCAGGCCGCAGACGAGAGCCAGGTACCTCGTCTCATAGTCCTGTTCCTCGATGCGGATCAGGCCGGTCACCAGCAGAAGGTCCCGGACCACCTGGCGCACGAACACGGTCGCGTGCAGCTTCCCGAGGGCAGTGGTCATGCTCCGCTGCCACCGGTGCAGGGCGATGTCCGCCGCCAGCCCGACAGCGGTGGCGGCCATGAGCAGGAGGACGCTGGGGAGAAGGGCGCCTACCGCCTGAACGGCGAACGACAGGGCGAGCACCGTGGGGAGGAGGAGGCGTGCCGCTGCGGTGCGCAACCGAGCGGGCAGGGGCGATGCTGACACTTCGCGGGCTCCAGGCAACTCAACATCCTTGAGCACGGGCTTGCTGACTTGCGCGATCAGATGGCCGCGGGCCGGAAGCCGATGCGTACGGATGTTCTCTCATGAAGAAGGTGGTCGGACTTTACCTGCCGGGTGACCGGAATTTGTCTGCCGGGCGTCTGGAATTTACCTGGAACCTACGCACACGGCTCCGCAGAGGATGCGAGGCCTGCGTTTCGGCGAGTGTCCAGCGATTCTTGCGTGGCAGGTCCGACAGCAACCCGAGCACCAGCACCCTTGCCCGGCGCCGCGGTTCGACCGGGGCGAACCGTCCCGCCATGCGGTCCATCAGGGTCTCGAACATGTCCGGCCACCGGGTGGGATCTACGCTGTGAACTGCGCCACGATGTGGGCCGGAGTACCAGTTCTGGAGTTGAGTCGGCCGATGGACATGTCCTCCCGAGAGATCCGGCTGCCCCTCGATGAGGCCGTCGCGGTCCTGCTGGACCTGAACGAGTTCGTGGTTTCCCTCGACCGGCTCGGATCCCGCCAGGGATGCGGAGCCGCCGACGAGTACACCGTCGGCAAGTTCATCGCCGATTGGGATGTTGCGCGGCGACTGGCCCGCGCCCGAGGCGTCATCAGCGTCGCGCTGGATCAGGAACTCAGCGTGGAAGAGAGACTTGAGATCGACGACCTGGGCGAGCAGGGCCGCTTCTACACGGACAACGTCGGCTACCCCTCCCCCGACGAGTCCAGCTGATACGCCGAGCGCGCCGGGCCGGACCCATCGAGACGGGCCGGCGCACGAGCTTCGCCACGTATGTGCCGCAGCCACCCGCGGAAACCCGGTGACAGCCGGACTTCGCCGGATCCTCCCCGCGATCACCGGGTAACCCGGCGCTCTTCCGCGTGTGACCGCACCCGCCCTGAACAGCAAAAACGCCCTCCCGGGGGAGGGCGGAGACTGGCGCCCCCGGCAGGACTCGAACCTGCGGCCAAGCGCTTAGAAGGCGCCTGCTCTATCCACTGAGCTACGGGGGCCGGGTGTGGTGGCCGGTGTCCTGGTGCCCGGGTGTGGGCTGATCCGTGACCTTGCCGGGGACAAGGATAGGGCTCCCGCATCCCTGTCCCTCGCGCTTCGCCTCCGTGGCTCGATGTGGAGGTTCGGTGAAGCGGTCCTGATAATCGCAGGCGGGTACGAATCGTGCACCGCTTTTGGCGTCTCACGCATCGGGTGTTGTGCACTCGTTATGCCTGCGCCCCAGTCATCCCTTCCGCCCCGTGTGTCCTGTCGGCGCGCAGACATACCCATATGCTTCAGAAAGCCTCCAAA harbors:
- a CDS encoding winged helix-turn-helix domain-containing protein encodes the protein MQLTPHEVLGRWLLTTLGEMGGAGSKQAVLRRIHERYGSQLTRTDHLPQPSNGEVKWENRTAWQRNRMVKAGLLKPYQKRGDPWALTEAGWAAQRALVSGQGRST
- a CDS encoding acyl-CoA thioesterase yields the protein MRHLYRCPLRWADMDAYGHINNVVFLRYLEEARIDFLFRPEKDFKQGSVVARHEIDYKRQLIHRHTPVDIELWITEIRAAAFTITYEVKDPDQVYVRASTVIVPFDFETQRPRRITAEEREFLEEYRDDKADEAVAA
- a CDS encoding DUF1876 domain-containing protein, whose protein sequence is MTETQTRTTVGWHIELEFEEDDHRTRAAALVRLPDGSEVRAHGYASRHPSDTNQPRVGEEVAGARALNELAMKLLTKAHDEIDEASGRTSHPLT
- the ettA gene encoding energy-dependent translational throttle protein EttA codes for the protein MAEFIYTMRKTRKAHGDKVILDDVTLSFLPGAKIGVVGPNGAGKSTVLKIMAGLEQPSNGDAFLSPGYSVGMLLQEPPLDESKTVLENVQDGAAEIMGKLKRFNEVAELMATDYSDALMEEMGKLQDDLDHANAWDLDAQLEQAMDALGCPPGDWPVTNLSGGERRRVALCKLLIEAPDLLLLDEPTNHLDAESVQWLEQHLAKYAGTVVAVTHDRYFLDNVAEWILELDRGRAHPYEGNYSTYLDKKASRLKVEGQKDAKRAKRLKEELEWVRSNAKGRQAKSKARLSRYEEMAAEADKMRKLDFEEIQIPPGPRLGSIVVEVNNLSKAFGEKVLIDDLSFTLPRNGIVGVIGPNGAGKTTLFKMIQGLETPDSGEIKVGDTVKISYVDQSRENIDPKKSLWAVVSDELDYINVGQVEMPSRAYVSAFGFKGPDQQKPAGVLSGGERNRLNLALTLKQGGNLLLLDEPTNDLDVETLSSLENALLEFPGAAVVVSHDRWFLDRVATHILAYEGDSKWFWFEGNFESYEKNKVERLGPDAARPHRATYKKLTRG